A single Pseudomonas sp. HN11 DNA region contains:
- a CDS encoding tetratricopeptide repeat protein translates to MSKSRRYSLIGLCALLLIVLTTWYFSRSTPVAVAPAIAHGYSKALKQARNGEPGAARVLYQQLGRPDLSPERRAALHAELPNYPSPQALKLADKDLVSESPLVREAAIHSIVGLVPTGQRTLLLGPVLDDDQQAVRFTAANALLGLSPDTLGLYFGPLQQVLDEFVTKLKAQPETAEGWIQLARLYIHSAQLPDAQNALEQAMRLQPDNLEAGVAQIELLDKQGKTEESRQLLARQLAAHPESAYLQHALGMWLLHHGERPYALLGLSKAVELEPDNQDYRYDLATTLHAQQELEAAQRQLEEIIQRHPANRKARVLLINYWKESGQLQNVQVLLAQLEQQNPDDPALQQGL, encoded by the coding sequence ATGTCAAAGTCACGCCGTTACTCCCTCATCGGCCTGTGCGCCCTACTGTTGATTGTCCTGACTACCTGGTATTTCTCCCGTTCCACTCCGGTGGCCGTAGCGCCCGCCATTGCCCATGGTTACTCCAAGGCCCTGAAACAGGCGCGTAACGGCGAGCCTGGCGCGGCGCGCGTGCTGTACCAGCAACTGGGCCGGCCGGACCTGTCGCCCGAACGCCGCGCTGCCTTGCATGCGGAGTTGCCCAACTATCCCAGTCCCCAAGCCCTGAAACTGGCGGACAAAGATCTGGTCAGTGAGTCGCCCCTGGTGCGCGAGGCCGCCATCCACAGCATTGTCGGCCTGGTGCCCACCGGCCAGCGTACGCTGCTGCTCGGCCCGGTGCTGGACGATGACCAACAAGCGGTACGGTTTACTGCCGCCAATGCCTTGCTTGGCTTGTCACCCGACACCTTGGGCCTCTACTTCGGCCCTTTGCAGCAGGTACTGGATGAGTTCGTCACAAAGCTCAAGGCCCAGCCCGAAACCGCGGAAGGATGGATTCAACTGGCCCGCCTGTACATCCATAGCGCCCAGTTGCCGGACGCACAAAATGCCTTGGAGCAGGCCATGCGCCTACAACCGGACAACCTGGAAGCCGGGGTGGCGCAAATCGAGCTGCTGGATAAACAGGGCAAGACCGAAGAATCCCGCCAATTACTCGCGCGCCAATTGGCAGCTCACCCAGAGTCGGCTTATCTGCAACACGCGCTGGGAATGTGGCTATTGCACCATGGCGAGCGCCCCTATGCCCTGCTCGGTCTGTCCAAGGCGGTAGAGCTGGAACCGGATAATCAGGATTACCGCTACGACCTGGCCACCACCCTGCATGCCCAGCAGGAACTGGAAGCGGCCCAGCGCCAATTGGAAGAAATCATTCAACGTCACCCCGCCAATCGCAAGGCTCGGGTGTTGTTGATCAATTACTGGAAGGAAAGCGGCCAGTTGCAGAATGTGCAGGTCCTGCTCGCGCAGCTTGAGCAGCAGAATCCGGATGATCCCGCCTTGCAGCAGGGCCTGTAG
- a CDS encoding SDR family NAD(P)-dependent oxidoreductase, translated as MQIENKIFLVSGGASGLGAATAEMLVAAGAKVMLVDLNADAVAAKARQLGENARSAVADISQEAAAEAAVQATVAAFGGLHGLVNCAGVVRGEKILGKNGPHGLASFTQVITVNLIGSFNLLRLAAAAIAETEANADGERGVIINTASVAAFDGQIGQAAYAASKGAIASLTLPAARELARFGIRVMTIAPGIFETPMMAGMTPQVRDSLAAGVPFPPRLGKPAEYAALVRHIIENSMLNGEVIRLDGALRMAAK; from the coding sequence ATGCAGATTGAGAACAAAATCTTCCTGGTCAGTGGCGGCGCATCCGGTCTGGGTGCGGCCACCGCTGAAATGCTCGTAGCGGCAGGTGCCAAAGTGATGCTGGTGGACCTCAACGCCGATGCCGTGGCAGCCAAAGCCCGGCAGTTGGGCGAGAATGCCCGCAGCGCGGTGGCGGACATCAGCCAGGAAGCGGCCGCCGAAGCCGCCGTACAGGCCACTGTTGCAGCCTTTGGCGGGTTGCATGGGCTGGTGAACTGCGCCGGCGTGGTGCGCGGCGAGAAAATCCTCGGCAAGAACGGCCCCCACGGCCTGGCCAGCTTTACCCAGGTGATCACCGTCAACCTGATCGGCAGCTTTAACCTGTTGCGCTTGGCGGCTGCCGCCATTGCTGAAACCGAGGCGAATGCCGACGGCGAGCGCGGTGTGATCATCAACACAGCCTCCGTCGCCGCGTTTGACGGGCAGATCGGCCAGGCGGCGTATGCCGCGTCCAAGGGCGCCATCGCCAGCCTCACCCTGCCGGCCGCACGTGAGTTGGCGCGGTTTGGCATCCGTGTCATGACCATCGCCCCCGGCATCTTCGAAACACCGATGATGGCCGGCATGACCCCGCAAGTGCGCGACTCGCTGGCCGCCGGCGTGCCATTCCCGCCACGCCTGGGCAAACCCGCCGAATACGCCGCGCTGGTGCGACACATCATTGAAAACAGCATGCTCAATGGCGAGGTGATCCGTCTTGACGGTGCCTTGCGCATGGCGGCCAAGTAA
- a CDS encoding ATP-binding protein: MTGLYSASERVIVLAPTGRDGSLALAMLNEAGYTGIVAGNLGALCDALKDGAGLLIIAAEALRGADLEPLLEYLHQQPAWSDLPIVLMTHHGGSEQNGSSHLSGLLGNVTFLERPFHPVTLISLVSAALRGRRRQYDARDRLIDLSESELRLQRTLETLEQQVEERTAQLRSNEEALRQSQKMEAVGQLTGGIAHDFNNMLTGIIGSLELLRRRVARGKLDDLDSLIDLGVTSANRAAGLTHRLLAFSRRQSLDSKPVEINQLVTSMGELLQRSINESIKLDMRLTGELWTAEADPNQLESALLNLVLNARDAMPGGGQLLVETSNRHLDSVFTAAYGTLKPGDYVELSVSDTGCGIPESVIGRVFDPFFTTKPIGQGTGLGLSMIYGFARQSHGHVTLHSEVGKGTTVSLFLPRFIGEVTANQAADPALAPLAVAGETVLIVEDDPAVRVLVSAVLKELGYAFIEAGDADTALPIIESDQRIDLMISDVGLPGMNGRQLAEIGRQIRPDLKVLFITGYAEHAAVRGGFLDPGMQLITKPFTFDLLTAKVREMIRAHNTEANPQGAPSNNERVVDERRHL; the protein is encoded by the coding sequence GTGACTGGCCTGTATTCAGCCTCCGAGCGAGTGATCGTACTGGCACCGACCGGCCGTGACGGCTCGTTGGCGTTGGCGATGCTTAATGAAGCCGGCTACACCGGCATCGTCGCCGGCAACCTGGGCGCACTGTGTGATGCATTGAAGGACGGTGCCGGGCTGCTTATCATCGCTGCCGAGGCTCTGCGCGGTGCCGATCTGGAACCGCTGCTGGAGTATCTGCACCAGCAGCCGGCCTGGTCGGACTTGCCCATCGTGTTGATGACGCACCATGGCGGCAGCGAACAGAATGGCTCATCCCATCTGAGCGGCTTGCTCGGTAATGTGACCTTTCTGGAACGCCCTTTCCACCCTGTGACGCTGATCAGCCTGGTAAGTGCTGCCCTGCGCGGTCGGCGTCGGCAATACGACGCCCGCGATCGGCTGATTGACCTTAGTGAAAGTGAACTGCGCCTGCAACGCACGCTGGAAACCCTCGAGCAGCAGGTTGAGGAGCGCACCGCTCAGCTGCGCAGCAATGAAGAGGCGTTGCGCCAATCACAAAAAATGGAAGCGGTTGGCCAATTGACCGGCGGAATCGCCCATGATTTCAACAACATGCTCACCGGCATCATCGGTAGCCTGGAGCTACTGCGAAGGCGTGTAGCCCGTGGAAAACTCGACGACCTCGACAGCCTGATCGACCTGGGCGTCACCTCCGCCAACCGTGCCGCCGGCCTCACTCACCGGTTGCTGGCTTTTTCCCGCCGTCAATCCCTCGATTCCAAACCCGTGGAGATCAACCAACTGGTGACCTCCATGGGCGAACTGCTGCAACGCAGCATCAATGAAAGCATCAAGCTGGATATGCGCCTGACCGGCGAGTTGTGGACCGCCGAAGCCGATCCCAACCAGCTGGAGAGCGCCCTGCTCAATCTGGTGCTCAATGCGCGAGACGCCATGCCTGGCGGCGGCCAATTGCTGGTAGAAACCAGCAATCGCCATTTGGACAGCGTATTCACTGCCGCGTATGGCACGTTGAAGCCAGGCGACTATGTGGAACTGAGCGTCAGCGACACAGGCTGCGGTATTCCCGAAAGCGTGATAGGCCGAGTGTTCGATCCGTTCTTCACCACAAAGCCGATAGGCCAGGGCACTGGGCTGGGATTGTCGATGATCTACGGTTTTGCCCGCCAATCCCACGGACACGTGACCCTTCACAGTGAAGTGGGTAAAGGCACCACCGTCAGCCTGTTTTTGCCGCGTTTTATCGGCGAAGTCACCGCCAACCAGGCTGCCGACCCGGCGCTGGCGCCGTTGGCCGTTGCCGGCGAAACCGTGCTGATTGTCGAGGACGACCCAGCCGTGCGCGTGCTGGTGAGTGCGGTACTCAAGGAATTGGGTTATGCCTTCATTGAAGCCGGTGACGCCGATACGGCGCTGCCGATCATCGAGTCGGACCAACGCATCGACCTGATGATCAGCGATGTCGGCCTGCCTGGCATGAACGGCCGCCAACTGGCCGAAATCGGCCGACAGATTCGTCCTGACCTCAAGGTGCTATTCATTACGGGATATGCCGAACACGCGGCGGTGCGCGGTGGGTTCCTGGACCCGGGAATGCAGCTGATCACCAAGCCGTTTACCTTTGATTTGTTGACGGCGAAGGTGCGGGAAATGATTCGAGCGCACAACACCGAGGCGAATCCTCAAGGGGCGCCAAGCAATAACGAGAGAGTCGTGGATGAGCGCCGCCATCTTTGA
- a CDS encoding ATPase domain-containing protein, translated as MSTSQAQIPEEKAATGIEGLDDILAGGLSRSHLFLLEGEPGTGKTTVALHFLQAGARNGERSLYITLSETERELRQGAKSHGWDLDDNIHIFELTPPESLLNADHQQSLLYSSDLELGEATRQIFEVVERVKPTRVVIDSLSEIRLLAQSSLRYRRQILAIKHYFVRYDATVLLLDDLTTESLDKTVHSVAHGVIRLEELTPSYGAERRRVRVVKYRGQKYRGGFHDFTIMQDGVHVFPRLVAAEHRGGYKRETLSSGIKALDALMGGGVETGSSSLILGPAGTGKSLISMIFAAAAVARGEKAALFIFDEELGLLFERMNNMGIDLAALQQTGNLLIEQVDAAELSPGEFSHRVRRCVDERGIKTVVIDSINGYQAAMPEENALILHMHELLLYLNRRGAATFMTVAQHGLVGDMQAPVDITYLADTVILLRYFEALGKVRRAISIIKKRTGSHEATIREYRIGSQGMTVGEPLDNFQGVLRGIPTYMGAGSPLLKDEGA; from the coding sequence TTGTCTACATCCCAAGCGCAAATACCCGAAGAAAAAGCGGCCACTGGCATTGAAGGTCTTGATGACATTCTTGCCGGAGGACTCTCGCGTAGCCACCTGTTCCTGCTTGAAGGTGAGCCCGGCACCGGTAAAACCACGGTCGCCCTGCATTTCCTGCAGGCCGGGGCCAGAAACGGCGAGCGATCGCTGTACATCACCCTGTCGGAAACCGAACGTGAGTTGCGCCAGGGCGCCAAGTCCCACGGTTGGGACCTGGATGACAATATTCATATCTTTGAACTGACGCCGCCGGAAAGCCTGCTCAACGCCGACCACCAGCAGAGTTTGCTGTACTCGTCCGACCTGGAATTGGGTGAGGCCACGCGGCAGATCTTTGAGGTAGTAGAGCGGGTCAAGCCGACGCGCGTGGTGATCGATAGCCTCTCGGAAATCCGCCTGCTCGCGCAAAGCTCACTGCGTTATCGTCGCCAGATCCTGGCGATCAAGCACTACTTCGTACGCTACGACGCCACTGTTCTGCTGCTGGACGACCTGACTACCGAATCCCTCGACAAGACCGTGCACAGTGTGGCGCATGGCGTGATCCGCCTTGAAGAGCTGACTCCCAGCTACGGCGCCGAGCGTCGGCGCGTGCGCGTGGTGAAATACCGTGGTCAGAAATACCGAGGCGGTTTTCACGACTTCACGATCATGCAGGACGGCGTCCATGTGTTCCCTCGCCTGGTGGCGGCCGAGCACCGTGGTGGCTACAAGCGTGAAACCCTGAGCAGCGGCATCAAAGCGCTGGATGCGCTGATGGGCGGCGGCGTCGAGACCGGTTCCAGCAGCCTGATTCTCGGCCCGGCCGGTACCGGCAAGTCGCTTATCTCGATGATTTTCGCGGCCGCGGCCGTGGCGCGTGGCGAGAAGGCTGCGCTGTTTATTTTTGATGAAGAGCTAGGCCTGTTGTTCGAGCGCATGAATAACATGGGTATCGACCTTGCAGCTCTGCAGCAAACCGGCAACCTGTTGATCGAACAAGTCGATGCCGCCGAGTTGTCGCCGGGTGAGTTCTCGCACCGGGTGCGCCGTTGCGTCGACGAGCGCGGGATCAAAACCGTGGTCATCGACAGCATCAACGGCTACCAGGCCGCCATGCCCGAGGAAAATGCGCTGATCCTGCATATGCACGAGTTGCTGCTGTACCTCAATCGCCGGGGCGCAGCGACGTTCATGACGGTTGCGCAACACGGGCTGGTTGGCGATATGCAAGCACCCGTCGACATCACCTACCTGGCGGATACTGTCATCCTGCTGCGCTACTTTGAGGCCTTGGGCAAGGTGCGTCGTGCTATCTCGATCATCAAGAAACGTACCGGCTCCCACGAAGCGACTATTCGCGAATACCGGATCGGCAGCCAAGGCATGACGGTAGGCGAACCGCTGGATAATTTCCAGGGCGTACTGCGCGGCATCCCAACCTACATGGGCGCCGGCTCCCCTCTACTCAAGGATGAGGGCGCGTGA
- a CDS encoding bestrophin family protein, whose protein sequence is MIVRPKPNLLGILFSLKGSIAKRIALRSLLVTLLASVIVLVETLHPAYFSKVNATPFTLLGLSLSIFMSFRNNACYDRWWEGRKQLGQMIIDVRSLIRETQVLSDPAERSGLLRSVCGFAHGLVARLRHEDEALAIKPWSQFQANHPNLPDNLLQQVGSRFSTLAEQGVISEWRYTQLEARLVSLSQVQASCERIKSTPLPFPYTLLLHRTIYLFCILLPFAMAEPLGWLTPVFTAIVSYTFFGLDEIGDDLEDPFGFDENDLPCNTILRTLEREVLAALGETDLPPSLEPVEYVLT, encoded by the coding sequence ATGATAGTCCGACCCAAACCCAACCTGCTGGGCATCCTGTTTTCCCTCAAGGGTTCGATTGCCAAGCGCATCGCGCTGCGTAGCCTGTTGGTCACTTTGCTGGCCTCAGTGATCGTACTGGTGGAGACCCTGCACCCGGCCTATTTCTCCAAGGTCAATGCCACGCCGTTCACGTTGCTCGGGCTGTCGTTGTCGATCTTCATGAGCTTTCGCAACAACGCCTGCTATGACCGCTGGTGGGAGGGCCGCAAGCAACTGGGGCAGATGATCATCGATGTGCGTTCATTGATTCGCGAAACCCAGGTGCTGAGTGATCCGGCCGAGCGTTCGGGATTGCTGCGAAGCGTATGCGGCTTCGCCCACGGGCTGGTCGCCCGACTGCGTCATGAAGATGAAGCCCTGGCGATAAAACCCTGGAGTCAGTTCCAGGCCAACCACCCCAACCTGCCCGACAACCTGCTGCAACAGGTTGGCTCGCGGTTTTCGACGTTGGCCGAGCAAGGCGTCATCAGCGAATGGCGCTACACCCAGCTGGAGGCGCGCCTGGTCAGCCTCAGCCAGGTGCAGGCGTCATGCGAGCGGATCAAGAGCACGCCGCTGCCCTTCCCCTATACTTTGTTGCTGCATCGCACCATTTACCTGTTCTGCATCTTGCTGCCGTTTGCCATGGCGGAACCGTTGGGCTGGTTGACGCCGGTGTTCACCGCTATTGTCAGCTACACCTTTTTCGGTCTCGATGAAATCGGCGACGATCTGGAGGATCCGTTCGGTTTTGACGAAAACGATCTGCCCTGCAATACCATCCTGCGCACCCTGGAGCGCGAAGTATTGGCCGCCCTCGGCGAAACCGACCTGCCGCCGTCCCTGGAGCCGGTGGAATATGTGCTCACCTGA